The genomic region CCTTTTGTATATATAACTCTAAATATATTGAAGTTATACCATTATTTTAAATGTTAAGAGAGCTTCTCTTGCTGAATATATTTACTTGAAAGTTCCCTTAGTGCCCACCAATTTTTTAACACAAAATAGAGTTCTCATGTTGAAGCTGCATCatatattttgtttatttatagTTTGCatgatctttttttatttatttggctGGTTAGTTTAGTTGATTTTATATATTCTCTTTTTATAATTCTTGAAAACAGTGGCCAGAAGACTTTCTAGTTGAGTTTCAAAGTCTAAAAGTAGGCTTCTCTGTGAAAATGGATCATGAAATTGTTAACTGATTATCAATTTACAAACAGGAGGTTACATCATGACAAGGATATAAATTGTAAATTAGTTAGGATTAATATTAgatgagaagaaatgaagaatTTCTGTCTAAGAGAGTATGTTATTCTTTCCCAACTTGCACATTTTCTCTTTGTGCAATTACAATAATTATTTTTACAAGGATATAAATTGTAAATTAGTTAGGATCAATAttacatgagaagaaatgaagaatTTCTGTCTAAGAGAGTATGTTATTCTTTCCCAACTTGCACATTTTCTCTTTGTGCAATTACAATAATTATTTTCAATAGTTTGCATAAATGTATATCTCTCAATCACCTATGCAATGTCAAGCATTTGTAGTTTAATGTCCATTAAATTGATATAATCCATGAGTTTCTATTTATCAGATTTTCCATTCCTTCAAAGTTCATATTACCAGTTATTAAAAGAATCAACACCACTTATATTCATGTATTCAATTATACACAGTAATTGTCGTTTATGCACCTAAAAGTAAAGAATACGTCTTATTGGTGAGCTCATAGGACTAAGGTTCTTTGATGTTAAATATAATACAGAAATTGAAATACTATTCTGCAGTAGAAACCAACGCTATAATGGAGCAAAAACAAGGCTGATGAGAAAATGATGCGTAAGGCCGAACAACAGAAGGTTATTCCCTTTCTCATTTTAAATACATTTGGATGTCTACTATTGTTAATCCAGTTTCGTGTGTCCAATTTATTCATTGTGCCATTTGGGAGTTGAATATTAGAGGGAAAAGGAAAAACTGGATAGAAGAATTCATGAACTATAATGACAACTTGACGAAAAAGAAGCATTGGAATTGGAAATTGTGCGTCTGAGAGGAGCTGTTGAAGTAATGAAACACATGGAGGAGGATGaatgagaggagaagaagaaactgGAAGCAGTTGAAGTACTTAATCAAACTCTTGTCATCAAGGAGTAAAACCAATGATGGTAAGAGTTTGATTAAGTACCTCAGCTGCTTCCAATCCCTCCTCTGAATGCGAGACGGCGACGACTGACGACACGGAGAGCAATGGCGACCTTGAGTGCGAGACTGGagtgataaaccgctattttacggtttattttgtactgaattgaattaattttatccattattcttacacttattcatataattcgcatgttttatattttccttcctgattttgtgttatgattgaaaacatgcttttttggctttaaatttgctaattttaatattctcttattaccattcgatgccgtgatatgtgcattaagtgatttcaggttttccagggcaggaatgacttagaggatagaaaggaagcatgcaaaagtggaaggaacacaagaaatcaagAATTTCAGCATCTGgtaacgacgcgcacgcatgggcgatgcgtacgcgtgaccaggaatttgttcactgacgcgtacgcgtagttgacgcgtacgcgtgacagagtgtCACATGCTGCATCaaacagaagacgctgggggagATTTCTGGGGTGTTTtcggcccagtttcaagcccgaaaatgaagattagaggctgcagagtggggggatcattcattcacactttcattcacataattttaggtttagatgtagttttatagagagagaggttctctcctttctctaggttttagagttttttagtcttgtttcttttcaatttcagaattctaccttgctttaatttagtttttttctactcttatttgttccaacattttagttatctacttctcttattgattcctttattttgctaatttagtttatgaactcgtGTTACTCTCAACAtgtattaatgcaatttatgtttcacggttcttattgttcaattgccttgttattgttatttccttgctttggttagtcttagattttgctatgtcttgttagttttctGTGTTTTTATATTAtgctttccaagtgtttgataaaatgtttggttggattttaaattagatttttatgttcttaatttGGATtcatcaattagagactcttgagttatcaaaatttttttgttgattggtgattgaaagttgttaGTTGGCTTGAGATTCACTAACTCTTATCTTTGATGAAACTTGTGAGctcaagttgaattgctcacttgatttaccttcaattgttagagatTAACTAAATAAGAGCAATTTGTAATTACCatcataattgatgatgataatgaggatatgaATTCTAATTCTCAATCATTGCTAGGattttttcttagttgttattttatttccttattatttacattacttgtttcttattataaaattcaaaaatatacttttccataaccagttATAAGTACACTTctctgcaattctttgagagacgacctgaggtttaaatacttcggttaattttattgagtttgcttaagtgacaaacaatttaaaatattgattgaggtttaattgtcgatttagactatacttacaacgcgataatttttgtaaaaatttttaccgacatttttcctccgtcacgGAGACAGAAAGAGACTGGGGACGAGAGAGGGAGAGAGCTTGAGTGCGACGCTTCAGTGAGAAAGATGAGAGAGATCAAGCTCCTGGGAGAGAGATAGGAAGATGAGAGAAGAATAATACAGGAAAACcttgagaaaatgaagaaaaatgtttgattttttttttttgagatggTGTTTAAAGAGagggtttctttttcttttttaccaTCAGAATCTTAGATGAAGAAcaatcttttgatttttttttattctcaaatatgtttttgttttattatactaatttatatttttttaaaaatatttatatcttttttcttttattacttaTATTATTACCATTGCATTTTATGTCGTCCTTAACTACTCTTCTATAATTTTTGGTGACTGTCAGCAAAAATGAAatagatttaattttttatttttacacaTACTATTACCaaaaaatagattaatttttttCTCCCACATTTTTTCAACTACTGCTAACGAAAatggtaaaaaagaaaaaagattcaatttttttctattttcacttgtagtaataaaaaaatatgagacaaaattttttatctattttcaCTAGCAGCTTTTGCAGTCTTTTACtgcaaaaataaaactaaatatacAAATGAATATTCCAATTTAAatggataaataatttttttagagaaAATTCCACTCCACTCTCCtacgagatgctaaaatgacaatTCCCTCCtctctatttataaaatgtacattcccctcccttataacttttaaaaaaccttctctttaatctattttaatttttttgtgttaactaatgttaactttatccatttttcaaaaaaaaaatattttttacaaaaatactctttagcaaaaattttatttttttgtcattaaattttgcttaccaaaatatcctttaataaaaatttttttattgattaaattatattttcatcataatatttttaaaaaatttaaaataataaaaaaaatgttaacaaaaattttgataaaattataatttaataattaaaaaattatagaaagatattttaaaaaaaaataatttaattattaaattttttaaaaaatattttggtaaaaatataatttaattaataaaaaaataatttattaaagagtattttggtaagcaaaatttaataacaaaaaaataaaatttttgctaaagggtatttttgtaaaaaataatttttttcttgaaaaatagataaagttaacattagttaacacaaaatttaaaatagattaaagatGAGATTTTCTAAAAGTTATAAGGGAAAAAaatgtacattttataaatagagaGGATGAGAGTGTCATTTTACCATTTCGCAGGAAAGCGGAGTggaattttctcatttttttatttaaatgaaaaaaaaagccaTTCTTTTACCCAAACTACAAAAAAATAAATCTTCACACTTCACAGTTAAggctggcaattcataccctacccgCATGTATTCAATCCGGTCCAATTCGTTCGGGTAGGATAGACTACCCAATCCGCTACAAATATGATAGGGTACGATCAGGGTATGCTTGCGGATAGGGTAGAGTAcaggtttagggtgtaccctacctTACCCACACctcatatatattttataaaaattaggtatatagtgaaTCACAGTGAACGAGCTGTCGCATtcactctctcttcctctctcaatAACTCAAAACAATGTATGTTATGAGTGATTCAAACCCTCACATACTACCCATCTAAAGCCCCTCAAAAGGTGGTTTCTTCCATACCCAACTAGTTTGAGGGTATTACATACCCTTCCTACATGTTCTCTCCATTGTTAAGCATTGCCTTCCATTTGGATCAAACTGAGGCACATAAAGTAAGTAAAGATTCTTTATTGTTAGATAATGAGGGAAATAGTAAAGATAATGTGATTTGACTACTGTTAACATTGTCATGTTCCATTCAATTGAAGTTTGTAGAAGGAAATTTTACACAAGAAGtatttttttaatatcttatttaaaGGATTCAATTGTGAAAGAAAACTGACTTTACTTCTGCTGTAATTGATGAGAACAATCTTTTTTGTGATTGAAATGAAACAGATCATTTCTAAGGGTATATTTGGTTGAGGGGTTAACAATAGGTGAAAATGCTAACTATGACAAGAGTATAaatcatgaacctaaagaaaatgataaatagaACTTACTGCACTGGAGTCTAGTCCAATTGTCAAAACAAACATATCAGGTCCAAATTTCTGGATTGATGGAATAACCAATTCATTGAGTGCATAAACATATCCATTGTCCCCAGTTccatttgattttctttttccaattttttctCCTTCGATAGCATTAATTTAGAATTACAGAAACAAAGAGTACTTCAAAGAgtagtagaaaaaaaaattaatagtaacaATTCTTAATAATCGTACAACATAGATACAGGTTATAGCTCATATAAAATTTTCGGTATTGATGATTATAATCTCCTGTTTATGATTTATTAGTTTATACTTGATTATATAGATGTGATGTTCATTTCGAGCAGCTTAACCAATCAATAAAAATTGGTACACAAATTTACCAAAAATTTAAAGTgatatatacattaaaaatttgTAAACATACCCttatttgttgttgatttttATAGTCTTTAATCAATAGAAATTTCTTTGAATGATAAAAATGGTTGAAACATTCTATAAAAAAATCTGTCATAACAAAATCCATTcttacaaaaagaaagaaaattcaatattccaaaatataaatatataggaTTGTTAtagattttaatttatatatagaaAGATTCTATAACAATAGATAGCTACCACAAAAAAAAGTCTCATTACAAAAGTACTAGCACCAAAATGACTTATTTATATCATTTATAGTTAACataatttatttagaatttttCCAACTGATGCAATCAGAAGTAACATATACTcttattttttaactaaattcttgTTCTTTTCCTCAAATTTTTTGTAGTTCTTCTTAGCTGccttgataatggtgtttttttTCAGATTGTATGACTTCATGATCAAATCTATAGCAATGCGCATCCTAGTTGCATCATCAACCTTCAAATGATAAAACCAGTAGTAAGTCACACTTATGTAATTAGAAATTAAACAATTAGAAATTTATCATGTAATGTAACTTACATAAATGTTGTAATCATCAATCCAAATGCAGTTCTTCATCCAAGTTGCTACCCAAATACCGCAATCAAAGCTATGTTAAATTTtatatggaaaaaaaaaagtactaGTTAGACAATGtgacaaaagaaaaaagattgcttGACGAACCAAATAAAGAGCTAGAAAATTACGAGTCATTTCTTTGTCTTCCTATTCCGAGAGCTTCCAAAATGGGAAACTCAGACACCTTAGGCCTAATTGTACTCTCAAAATCATAGAAAGAGTCATGTTGAAGCATCCCTTCAAGGTACAAAGCCTAATAAGTGGTTAACATTGAATTAGTGTTTTTATAAATGGTAAAAATAGTATAAATGAAGATGTAAAATTGATGCCATAAATGTTTGAATACAGAAATGATATACCAATTGCTTAATGCTGAATATTTTACTTGCTTTCTTCTTAGGATCTGGGTTGGAATCCAACAAAATTACTTGACACTGATTCATGTCGAAGATAACAAGATACCAATGAAGATTATCTTCATTAACAGGCACATAAATCTGTACATATATACAAGAAATAATTATTATGTTTTGAGTGTGATGgttaaaaaatataattctaTTTATGAAGAGTATTAAAATTTCTATCACGGGAGTGACTTCAATGTGAAGTCTCATATAGTCATAAGACTTATTATCCAAAACAAACTTATTATCACAAGATTCAACACTTTACATGTTGATGAAAAAAGTTGTCAAACCAAAGataattattttctttattaagCATGCATAACAAATAGAGGAACAGATATTTATTTAGTAGAAATGAAATTATATCATATGATTTTAcctttctaaggacttccacttTGCCCATAAATGCCTCTTTATAATCCTCTCGAACTTGACTACTTGGGATAGTTCCCGACAATGCCATTTGCTATACAAtgagaaaaatataattttatcaaTGTTAAATTGCCAAACTAATATTACATATAAATATTGCACAGAATGAGGatgaaaattatatattttttttggtacAAAAATTTCAAGTTATTTATATAATATAAGCATTTGGAGCACTTATATTACGTTATACAAGCAAGTGTGACAAATATTAACAATTATTGAAatgttgattaaaaaaatttattataaattacAAGTGGCTTACCGAAAAGACTGTGGGCATATACCAATGTCTTAAAACTCCGGAAGTAGTCTTCTCCTCATCATTTAGCATATGAGCATATACGTCCAGTATCTAAATGCATATTAGACATGGttatataatgataataataatgagaTTGAATTGATATCCAAAATTAAATCAACTAAAATAACTTACAGTTTGGTCAATCCAACCCTTTGGAATTAAGTTAAAAAAAGAATCTCTGGTTGCATCAAATTTGCATCCTTTTGCTAATATCTCTTGCCTACAATttgattaaatataaaaaaaataatttagcatTGTTGTTCTAATATGATCGTAAGATGACAAagtacaaaaataatatttttttaaaataagttacCTCCCAAACTCATTATCTTTATTTGTTCCAAATATGTAGGTTGCAACCATGATTTCAGTGTCATCTAATTCCATGGTAGTTGGCGGTGCAAACAATACTGGTAGCCactattaagaaaaataaaaggtaaCAAAAATTAAGCCTCGAAATTTAAAATAACTCAAGAATTAGAAAATCTTCAAAAGTGTTTGGACGAATAAAACTTAAGCAATTGACACTCACAAATGGAGCTTCAACCCCAAGATTTCTCGGTTGGAGTTTTGTAAACCCTGGCATCCTCTGATTTATATGATAACCAGTAGGAGATGCGTTACTCAGCAATGATTTGACAACATCAGTTGATGGAGTCTCTGAGACACAAAATTGTTTACCATGTAATTTTTTCGATGACTGGGCTCTAGAAATTTTAGGATTAGTCTTCTTCACACCGAGAAAAGATTTTTTTCTGTCAAAAGAAGGTTTTTTAACCGGGGGAGTGGCCAACTTTTTTATTATCGTGTCTGTCATGGCTTGCTCAGAAGAAAGGTTTTCAAAGGGACTTGCATATGGAGACATGGTCATTGGCATTGAAAGCGATGGATAAGGAGGTGAGCTTGGGTTAAATCCTCCCAAATGATTATAAAATTGTGACGGCATGGGGTGAAAGTAAGGCATCATTGGCATCATAGATTGATTGACAGAGGCCATGTTTTGCAAGTTAGTGACAACTTCTTGCATCTTTATGATTTGTGAGTTGAGCGCATCATATTTTTCACCTTTATTCTCCTACAAAATATTTGGAAAGTGATAAGAAAATGATTACATTAGTATTCCACGAAATGCTATAGACATTTAATCAACTAATTATCAGATGAATTAATTGAAGACTGACCAATACTAAGTGAATTCAACATAACAATCTCAGAAGAGATTAGAGATCACCTTGTTAAAGATGGTTTCACCTGGCACATCCACTTCTTTAGATTTTAATTCCTCCTTATTTTCTACCGTCTTGACGCCCTCATTGAGACTGaaaaccattataaatacataaGTAAATATCAAAATTCTTAAGAAAAATacggaaaaaaatttaaaattcatagaATCAATTGAAGTGTATTCCAACCTAGACGAAATTTCGATGGCCTCCATCAGAGTGTTCTTCACTTGTGCTTTTGTTACATTTGATTTTTGTTGAGCGCTGCCAAGGTTTTCCCCAATGTCATCAGATGGTGATTGAGGTGTGTGATTGCTTTCAGCTATGACTTTTTTTGAAACGGAGTTGTTAGTTCCTCTTGAAGACATAATTACAAGTAGAAAAAGCAATATGCATATATGTCTGTAAGACATTCGAATTCCACGGTGATAACTGGAAATAATTTCATCCATTTATAGGAAATTTGGAAACTGGATACATGAAAGGTCATCATGTATATGGGTTTCGCATCAATTATTTCTGAAGTAATTTTTCATAAAGCCTGACTTCTCATATTTCTGtaacaagaaaaaggaaagacGGAAGATGAAAGGAGTGATTACAAGATGGAAAATTTACTATGGGGTGAAAGACGGAAGATGAAAGGGATGAGTTAAAGATAGAAAACATACTATAGGGTGAGAAGAGACGTCCAAAAGTTGCTTCTGCATCCTCTTCATTTAATTGTGATTAGGGTATTCAGCATACATTTTTTATACCgtctaattaaaaaataatattctattaaatataattaaatgatTTAGAAATAATTTTACTTTACGTTTAAACGGCCAGAAGCACAAGTATCATAGTATTTTAaaacattaattaataattacctCAATAATAAAAGATATTAAGCACAtaaaatttgatatataatttacatCAATGCTCTTTAAAACTTTACCCACATAGCAAGTTTTCCTggttttattttatgttatatcATACAAAGTTGTATTTTTAATCCtcattaataaaatatattatttgttaGGAATTTGTAAACTGCAATgattctttttcatgtttttagtTTATTGTGAATTAACTATTGAAGGCTTTCTCGCCATAGGATTAATCACATTTTTTTAGCATTTCTTTATCTTCGTCATATGACCATCTCTAAGTTTTTACTATTTCACTTATATTATGAACATAAACAACTTTATTTTTAGTGATAAACCACAAATCAAGTATAAAAATTATCGTATTGATAGATAAGATATGGATTCAATCATAAAAATCTATTATTTAtgtcaaaaaaattttcattgaACATGTTTTTCAACATGCAATTGGACTAGCTGTCATTTGCAAAGGGTTTCAACCAAATGAAATTATGTAGAAAGACAGACAGAGAGTAAGGTAGAGTCTATTGAGGGTTAATGAATTGGGGGCGAAACATAATGTAACAGCTTAACTCTACACGTTAAATGGTCCTCTGATTTTAAGAAAAACAAAATTCCTTTTAGTTTGGTATATATTTCAACTCAACTATGTCAGATAAACATATACTCACGTAATTAATATTAATACATAATAATTATTCATACAAGACTTAAATACAACCTACCCCTCTTTAAAAATACAACACTTTACAACATCAAGGGCGAGGAAAAATAAACCCAGAAGCAACTACGCAAACAAGCCTTCCATTCGTCCGTAGCTTTTTGATTAGCCATCCTGTCTGTAtctctgaaaaggttttttaaaaaCCTTGGGAGTGAGAACAaagccacacgttctcagtaTGAATTGAATTTTATACAAGCTTTAAAATTCTGCTGTTGCatttaaaaaaattcagaaaacagACAGCAGCCATGTTTTTTATGAATTCCATAATAATTTCAATTCTAATCCGTTGCTTCTAAGTTTTGGTGAGGTTATGGTCAACATCCCTAAGTTTCAGAATCCAGAAGTTTCAGGTTCATATCActtcatttgattaattaattatcaattggaaGTGCAGCCCTGTTTTCGTAAACCATCTCAGAGTTTCCAGCAAACAACCTACCTTCCAAGTGATTTATCTAAGTCTACAAAATTGATATGAACATGTAACTTGTACTCACTTAAAATAGACTAATGTATCTTTAAAATTCTTTtgaaatcaactcaaaattctatttaaattaaaagttatagcGTCTGGAAGATGGTACTGCAGAACCATAAAACCAGAAAAATCTGCAGCAACCACTAaacttcaaaaaatcatatcttccaaaccacttggccaAAGTGCGTTGAAATTTTTATGGAATATTCAAGACACACTAAAATTTTACAGAAAAATAATTTCATCTAAAAATTAGGTCTGGACTGCTCCCAAAAATTCATTCTTTCTGCTGCCAGTTATGCAGATTTCTACAGAAATTCTGCACAAAATATTTCCAACAACCTCATATACCAAATCATATATTCAAGCCTAGGATTTATCTAAAACCACATTTCTAACTTCTTTTTGACTAACCAAACTTGCCCAAGAACTCTTAATTCAATATATCATAGGTGCAACATAACCATATTATCACATCATCCATTCTTTAGCATCTCAAGTTATGATTCATCAAATAAATTTCCAGCAGCCATCTCAATATTCCATactcaaaatcatcatcaacaagTACTAACATCAAAATACACAACATCATCAATCACAGCAGTGACATTATAAAAAATCATAGCTATATGTGCTGAAACTAAATAAAACGAGAATAGGGTAACAAATAAAATAGCAGTAGAGCAAGAATGGAAAAAGAGCAAATTAGAGGAAGGGACCTAGACCATATCAGAGGTACTTCGACGGCTTCCCCTTTTTTCACTGAAACCGCAACGTTGACGATGCAGCAGCGGTGGCGGCTGAACAACCCTATGTCTCTCGGCACCAGCCTCACACGACTCCTTTCCTTGTACTCAAATCCCCTCTCTCCTTTCGCACATGCAACAGACAATGGCGGCTAGCACTAGAGCCTTTGGTAGTGGCGACCGGGTCACGGCGTGACGGCGATGACAGAGCCTTGGCGATGGCGTCGAGCTCGTTGCCTCAGCGGCGTCGTCTCCCTTCTCGGCCCTGACCCGCATCTCCGGCGTCGCAGCAGTGGGCTTCCCTCTGCAGCCATGGGCTCGCGTTCCTCTCTCGCGTTTCTACTCTCGACGGTGACGCGGTGCGTCCACGGGCGATGGCGAGCTGGACGCGACGGCACAGCAACAGCTTCACCCTCATTCCTCCTCCTTTTTCGAAAGCTCTCTTCTTCTGTTTTCCTTTTCTCAGACTTCCCCTCTCTTTCTTTCATCTTTCCACTGTTAGTGTATGTGTGTGTCTTGTGTGGGTGTGGGTAAGAGGGAAAGGGCATGTGGAAAGTGAGCGTGGCTCACTAAGGGGTAAACAGCTGGGGCTTAGGTGTGTGTGAGTTGAGTGATAGGGGGTTAAGGTTAGTGAAATTAGGGTTTAAATTGGGAATTTAGGGATTGAAATAGAATATGAGTTGAAAACTAAACTTaatcaataaaattaattttaagaatgttatctatatttttttttgtaaattatttataattaaatactatattttaaaattatagataaataaataaatttttctttgtttataaaatAAGTTCGAAACTAAATATTCAAAATACGTTATATaaaatttccattatttttcaattactagaactttaaattataattaagaaATTACtcgatttttatgtaaaaatctcCGAAAATATAATCTTGATTAAATAGAATAAATCGTAAAATAACGTATTATTTAATTTTCGTAAATCCGGGATCTTACACATAAAATTTGTTTGGGGTACAGTAATACACTTCCATAGCAAACACAAGTCACAACTTATAATTATTGACGAATGCATTAATTCTTCTTCTTGTTAAAATCTTGAACTCTTGCATTCCAATAATAGTAGTAATTTGGTACATTAGCGTGTGATGGATTTATCTGGAACATgggtgttccacctccactgtaTGAATAACAAGGTGGCATGGGATATCCATTAAAATTGGGGTACATAGGTAATCCATTCATGTATTGAAAATTCTCAATACCCTTTGTAGAGGATATGGCACCATAAGTTCCAATTTCGGTGGACacttcttgatgatcttctttattTGGTTTTCTACTCtgctaaataaatataaaaaaaataaattattaaaaacatttttcataaaCTATTCCATCAATACATGAGAATACAACATGGCAAACAAACCTTTTCGATGCGATTATTATCTAACCGCTTTCTTTTATTACTCTTTTGGACACTTGAAATTCTATCTTTCTTTGTGTCCTACATGCAAAATTATAAAAACTATCAAAAAATCTCTAGCAGttcaaattatattataataCACAGTTATATACCTCAAAAGCAGCTTCAGGTgcatttatttttgtttgtgCACTAGGCTTTTCTGTTCTGTTATCGTTGTAGTGGTTGCTTTGAACTTCTGTAGATTGGACATGAGGCTTATTCACTTTTTTCTGGATATTTTCAAATAAATCACTACGTCTTTTGTTAAATTGGTGTATTG from Arachis ipaensis cultivar K30076 chromosome B02, Araip1.1, whole genome shotgun sequence harbors:
- the LOC107625037 gene encoding uncharacterized protein LOC107625037 is translated as MEAIEISSSLNEGVKTVENKEELKSKEVDVPGETIFNKENKGEKYDALNSQIIKMQEVVTNLQNMASVNQSMMPMMPYFHPMPSQFYNHLGGFNPSSPPYPSLSMPMTMSPYASPFENLSSEQAMTDTIIKKLATPPVKKPSFDRKKSFLGVKKTNPKISRAQSSKKLHGKQFCVSETPSTDVVKSLLSNASPTGYHINQRMPGFTKLQPRNLGVEAPFWLPVLFAPPTTMELDDTEIMVATYIFGTNKDNEFGRQEILAKGCKFDATRDSFFNLIPKGWIDQTILDVYAHMLNDEEKTTSGVLRHWYMPTVFSQMALSGTIPSSQVREDYKEAFMGKVEVLRKIYVPVNEDNLHWYLVIFDMNQCQVILLDSNPDPKKKASKIFSIKQLALYLEGMLQHDSFYDFESTIRPKVSEFPILEALGIGRQRNDSFDCGIWVATWMKNCIWIDDYNIYVDDATRMRIAIDLIMKSYNLKKNTIIKAAKKNYKKFEEKNKNLVKK